A genomic segment from Bradyrhizobium diazoefficiens USDA 110 encodes:
- a CDS encoding citrate-proton symporter produces the protein MQTNRKAIAAAIAGNALEWYDFTVFALMTPVIKNLFFPVDPKISGSEINALLLTTALFGTGFFMRPIGGLVLGYFGDRKGRKAAMTLGMGIMAVSVALLALTPTYATAGIAAPLIVLLARLLQGFSVGGEFGTSTAYLIEAAPPGRTGFYGSWQIAGQLMANVLGAVLGAALTLAFTQEQLAAGAWRIPFFVGLVIVPILLYMRASVIEPEASRRSMATLHKDNFIAALKNPGRNFLIGMGMVVASAVSFYVTFGYTVTYAKEVLKLPLMQSFLVQMIAAIVMVIVVPIAGAVSDRYPRRPLLLVSLIGYFVSLYPLYAWVISEPSIARLLVAQIVIGFFSAFFLGVYCTTLVELFPIRVRSTALAIVNNVAVLVFGGFAQFFVTWLIALTGSPLAPIFYVMIGVGLGLIAVIAMRPEDAEREQVPDGVVEQAS, from the coding sequence ATGCAGACGAACAGGAAAGCCATCGCAGCCGCGATCGCCGGCAATGCCCTGGAGTGGTACGACTTCACGGTGTTCGCCCTGATGACACCGGTCATCAAGAACCTGTTCTTCCCGGTCGACCCGAAAATTTCGGGCAGTGAGATCAACGCACTGCTGCTGACCACCGCGCTGTTCGGCACCGGCTTCTTCATGCGGCCGATCGGCGGCCTCGTGCTCGGCTATTTCGGCGATCGCAAGGGGCGGAAGGCGGCGATGACGCTCGGCATGGGCATCATGGCTGTGTCGGTCGCGCTGTTGGCGTTGACGCCGACCTACGCCACGGCCGGCATTGCGGCGCCGCTGATCGTGCTGCTGGCGCGGCTGTTGCAGGGCTTTTCGGTCGGCGGCGAGTTCGGCACCTCGACCGCCTATCTGATCGAAGCGGCGCCTCCCGGCCGCACCGGCTTCTATGGCTCGTGGCAGATCGCCGGCCAGCTCATGGCCAACGTGCTCGGCGCAGTGCTGGGTGCCGCCCTGACGCTGGCGTTCACGCAGGAGCAGCTTGCCGCCGGCGCCTGGCGCATTCCCTTCTTCGTCGGCCTCGTGATCGTTCCGATCCTGCTCTATATGCGCGCCAGCGTCATCGAGCCCGAAGCTTCCCGGCGCAGCATGGCGACGCTGCACAAGGACAATTTCATCGCCGCGCTGAAGAATCCCGGCCGCAATTTCCTGATCGGCATGGGCATGGTGGTGGCGAGCGCCGTGTCGTTCTACGTCACCTTCGGCTACACCGTGACCTACGCCAAGGAGGTGCTGAAGCTGCCGCTGATGCAGAGCTTCCTGGTGCAGATGATCGCGGCAATCGTGATGGTGATCGTCGTGCCGATCGCGGGCGCCGTCTCCGACCGCTATCCGCGCCGGCCGCTGTTGCTGGTCTCGCTGATCGGCTATTTCGTCTCGCTCTACCCGCTCTATGCCTGGGTGATCTCCGAGCCGTCGATCGCAAGGCTCCTGGTCGCCCAAATCGTCATCGGCTTCTTCAGCGCCTTCTTCCTCGGCGTCTACTGCACCACGCTGGTCGAGCTGTTCCCGATCCGCGTCCGCTCGACCGCGCTTGCGATCGTCAACAATGTCGCGGTGCTGGTGTTCGGCGGCTTTGCCCAGTTCTTCGTGACCTGGCTGATCGCGCTCACCGGCTCCCCGCTGGCGCCGATCTTCTATGTCATGATCGGCGTCGGCCTCGGGCTGATCGCGGTGATCGCGATGCGGCCGGAGGACGCCGAGCGGGAGCAGGTCCCGGACGGCGTCGTCGAACAGGCATCGTGA
- a CDS encoding Lrp/AsnC family transcriptional regulator has translation MPLRLDRTDLKILRLLQNNGRLSNAELAETVAISPATCHRRTQRLFEDGFIAAVRAMIAPKKVAKGTLVMVGVVLDRSTPESFAIFEQAIAKLKFVLDCHLVAGDFDYFLKIRVGDMEDFNRIHGEQLIALPGVRQTRTFFVMKEVVDNAPLEF, from the coding sequence ATGCCGCTTCGGCTCGATCGAACCGACCTTAAGATATTGAGATTGCTTCAAAATAACGGCCGGCTCAGCAATGCCGAGCTGGCCGAAACCGTTGCGATCAGCCCCGCCACCTGCCATCGCCGCACCCAGCGCCTGTTCGAGGACGGCTTCATCGCTGCCGTCCGCGCCATGATCGCGCCGAAGAAGGTGGCGAAGGGGACGCTGGTCATGGTCGGCGTCGTGCTGGACCGCTCGACGCCGGAAAGCTTTGCCATCTTCGAGCAGGCGATCGCAAAACTGAAATTCGTGCTCGACTGCCACCTCGTCGCCGGCGACTTCGACTATTTCCTCAAGATCCGCGTCGGCGACATGGAGGATTTCAACCGCATCCATGGCGAACAGCTCATCGCGCTGCCGGGGGTGCGCCAGACCCGCACCTTCTTCGTGATGAAAGAGGTCGTCGACAACGCGCCGCTGGAGTTTTGA
- a CDS encoding 1-aminocyclopropane-1-carboxylate deaminase, which translates to MLEKFARYPLTFGPTPIEKLERLSKHLGGNVEIYAKREDCNSGLAYGGNKLRKLEYIIPDAIASNADTLVSIGGVQSNHTRMIAAVAAKIGMKCRLVQEAWVPHEDAVYDRVGNIMLSRIMGADVRLVDDGFDIGIRKSWEQAIEEVKAAGGKPYAIPAGASVHKYGGLGYVGFAEEVRKQEAELGFKFDYIVVCTVTGSTHAGMLVGFAADGRARKVIGIDGSFTPAQTKAQVLSIAQNTAKLVELGKDIVADDVVLIEDYAYPAYGVPSEETKEAIRLTARLEAMITDPVYEGKSMQGLIDLTQKGYFEKGAKVLYAHLGGAPALNGYGYAFRNG; encoded by the coding sequence ATGCTGGAAAAATTCGCGCGCTATCCGCTGACCTTCGGCCCGACGCCCATCGAGAAGCTGGAGCGGCTGTCGAAACATCTCGGCGGCAATGTCGAGATCTATGCCAAGCGCGAGGACTGCAACTCCGGCCTCGCCTATGGCGGCAACAAGCTGCGCAAGCTCGAATACATCATCCCGGACGCGATCGCCTCGAACGCCGACACGCTGGTCTCGATCGGCGGCGTGCAGTCCAACCACACCCGCATGATCGCCGCCGTCGCCGCCAAGATCGGCATGAAGTGCCGCCTGGTGCAGGAAGCGTGGGTGCCGCACGAGGACGCCGTCTATGACCGCGTCGGCAACATCATGCTCTCGCGCATCATGGGCGCCGACGTGCGCCTGGTCGACGACGGCTTCGACATCGGCATCCGCAAGAGCTGGGAGCAGGCGATCGAGGAAGTGAAGGCCGCGGGCGGCAAGCCTTACGCGATTCCCGCCGGCGCCTCCGTGCACAAATATGGCGGGCTCGGCTATGTCGGCTTCGCCGAGGAAGTGCGTAAGCAGGAAGCCGAGCTCGGCTTCAAGTTCGACTACATCGTGGTCTGCACCGTCACCGGCTCGACCCATGCCGGCATGCTGGTCGGCTTCGCCGCCGACGGCCGCGCGCGAAAGGTGATCGGCATCGACGGGTCGTTCACCCCGGCGCAGACCAAGGCGCAGGTGCTCTCGATCGCCCAGAACACGGCCAAGCTCGTCGAGCTCGGCAAGGACATCGTCGCAGACGACGTCGTGCTGATCGAGGACTACGCCTATCCCGCCTATGGCGTGCCGTCGGAAGAGACCAAGGAGGCGATCCGCCTCACCGCGCGTCTCGAAGCCATGATCACCGACCCCGTCTACGAGGGCAAGTCGATGCAGGGCCTGATCGACCTCACGCAGAAAGGCTATTTCGAGAAGGGCGCGAAGGTCCTCTACGCGCATCTCGGCGGTGCCCCGGCGCTCAACGGCTACGGCTACGCGTTCAGAAACGGCTAG
- the recQ gene encoding DNA helicase RecQ has translation MNVPSTAPLPAPANGRDALSVLHSVFGLPGFRGAQGEIIRHVTDGGNCLVLMPTGGGKSLCYQLPSLLREGCGIVVSPLIALMRDQVAGLLEAGVNAAALNSSLTPQEASDIERRLIAGDLDLLYVAPERLVTPRCLLMLAQAKVALFAIDEAHCVSQWGHDFRPEYVGLSIIAERFPEVPRIALTATADELTRKEIVERLKLGGSPQFVSSFDRPNIRYEIVDKRNAVSQLKEFIRERHAGDAGVVYCLSRNRVEEVAAALDDAGIAALPYHAGLDSSVRSRNQDRFLNEDGIVIVATIAFGMGIDKPDVRFVAHLDLPKSIEAYYQETGRAGRDGKPSAAWMAYGLSDIVQQRRMIDESSGSDDFKRVSIGKLDALVGLAETAQCRRRRLLAYFGEIVHGETCGNCDNCLTPPKMRDGKVLAQKLLSCVYRTGQRFGAMHLIDVLIGRLTEKVTQFGHDKLSVFGIGRELNEKQWRTVLRQLVAMGHLQSDSEAYGALKLTEAARGVLRGETEVWLREEVPGTRVRSSRAKSRRGDLAPAASAPQGDVDPELRARLRSWRSDVARERGVPAYVVLHDATIDGIVRAWPTTLDELRNVPGIGDKKLEHYGDELLQIVRTR, from the coding sequence ATGAACGTCCCTTCCACTGCTCCGCTGCCCGCGCCGGCCAACGGCCGCGACGCGCTGTCGGTGCTGCATTCGGTGTTCGGCCTGCCGGGGTTCCGCGGCGCGCAGGGCGAGATCATCCGGCATGTCACCGATGGCGGCAATTGCCTCGTGTTGATGCCGACCGGCGGCGGCAAGTCGCTGTGCTACCAGCTGCCGTCGTTGCTGCGCGAAGGCTGCGGCATCGTGGTCTCGCCCTTGATTGCGCTGATGCGCGACCAGGTTGCCGGCCTGCTCGAGGCCGGGGTCAACGCCGCCGCGCTGAACTCGTCGCTGACGCCGCAGGAGGCCTCCGACATCGAGCGGCGCCTGATCGCGGGCGATCTCGACCTGCTCTATGTCGCGCCGGAACGACTGGTGACGCCGCGCTGCCTGTTGATGCTGGCGCAGGCCAAGGTGGCGCTGTTCGCGATCGACGAGGCGCACTGCGTCTCGCAATGGGGCCACGACTTCCGCCCCGAATATGTCGGCCTCTCCATCATCGCCGAGCGCTTTCCCGAGGTGCCGCGCATCGCGCTGACCGCGACCGCCGACGAATTGACGCGGAAGGAGATCGTTGAACGGCTCAAGCTTGGGGGCAGTCCGCAATTCGTCTCGAGCTTCGACCGCCCCAATATCCGTTACGAGATCGTCGACAAGCGCAATGCGGTGTCGCAGCTCAAGGAGTTCATCCGGGAGCGCCATGCGGGTGACGCCGGCGTGGTCTACTGCCTGTCGCGCAACCGGGTCGAGGAGGTCGCCGCCGCGCTCGATGATGCCGGCATCGCCGCGCTGCCCTATCACGCCGGGCTCGACAGTAGCGTGCGCTCGCGCAACCAGGACCGCTTCCTCAACGAGGACGGCATCGTCATCGTGGCGACCATCGCCTTCGGCATGGGCATCGACAAGCCCGACGTGCGCTTCGTCGCGCATCTCGATCTGCCCAAGAGCATCGAGGCCTATTACCAGGAGACGGGACGCGCCGGCCGCGATGGCAAGCCGTCCGCGGCATGGATGGCCTACGGCCTCTCCGACATCGTGCAGCAACGCCGCATGATCGACGAGTCCAGCGGCTCGGACGATTTCAAGCGCGTGTCGATCGGCAAGCTCGACGCGCTGGTCGGGCTCGCCGAGACCGCGCAGTGCCGGCGCAGGCGGCTGCTCGCCTATTTCGGCGAGATCGTGCACGGTGAAACCTGCGGTAATTGCGACAACTGCCTGACGCCGCCGAAGATGCGCGACGGCAAGGTGCTGGCGCAAAAGCTCTTGTCCTGCGTCTATCGTACCGGCCAGCGTTTCGGCGCGATGCACCTGATCGACGTGCTGATCGGTCGCCTGACCGAGAAGGTCACGCAGTTCGGCCACGACAAGCTGTCGGTATTCGGCATCGGGCGCGAGCTCAACGAAAAGCAGTGGCGCACGGTGCTGCGGCAGCTCGTGGCGATGGGCCATTTGCAGAGCGACAGCGAAGCTTATGGCGCACTGAAGCTGACGGAGGCCGCGCGCGGCGTGCTACGCGGCGAGACCGAGGTATGGCTGCGCGAGGAGGTGCCCGGCACCCGCGTCCGTTCCAGCCGCGCGAAATCCCGCCGCGGCGATCTCGCGCCTGCGGCCAGCGCCCCGCAAGGCGATGTCGATCCTGAATTGCGTGCCCGGCTGCGGTCCTGGCGCTCGGATGTCGCGCGCGAACGTGGCGTGCCGGCCTATGTCGTGCTGCACGACGCCACCATTGACGGCATCGTGCGGGCCTGGCCGACCACGCTGGACGAGCTCCGCAACGTGCCCGGCATCGGCGACAAGAAGCTCGAGCATTATGGCGACGAGCTGCTGCAGATCGTGCGGACGCGGTAG
- a CDS encoding polysaccharide deacetylase family protein, with protein MWSALQGRVSNRLARHFRAAPHRLPAHAPMVSFTFDDAPDSAAGEGASLLEAHGGRGTYYIAGSLIGRPSDHWHGLSNDAIVRLHHAGHEIACHTFSHQSAVNLGEAAMTREIERNRSHLREIDSSIALENFAYPYGLASVWRKPQLARTFRSARGILPGVNRDVIDLQFLRASPLVDCEIDRAGVDRYFDEAVASGGWLIFYGHDVVNAPSPYGCTPHLMRHALEAAGKRDMPIVTVAEALRRIGA; from the coding sequence GTGTGGTCGGCACTCCAGGGACGCGTGAGCAATCGGCTGGCCCGGCATTTCCGTGCCGCGCCGCACCGGCTGCCCGCGCACGCGCCGATGGTGAGCTTCACCTTCGACGATGCCCCCGATAGTGCCGCCGGCGAGGGTGCTTCGCTTCTCGAAGCGCATGGTGGCCGCGGCACCTACTACATCGCCGGCAGCCTGATTGGCCGGCCGTCGGATCATTGGCATGGGCTGTCGAACGACGCAATCGTGCGGCTTCACCATGCCGGCCACGAGATCGCCTGCCATACCTTTTCGCATCAGAGCGCGGTCAATCTCGGCGAGGCCGCCATGACCCGCGAGATCGAACGAAACCGCAGCCATCTCCGCGAAATCGATTCCTCGATCGCGCTGGAGAATTTCGCCTATCCGTACGGCCTCGCCTCGGTCTGGCGCAAGCCGCAGCTCGCGAGAACCTTCCGCTCGGCGCGCGGCATTCTGCCCGGCGTCAATCGCGATGTCATCGACCTCCAGTTCCTGCGCGCCTCACCGTTGGTAGATTGCGAGATCGATAGGGCGGGCGTCGATCGCTATTTCGACGAGGCGGTCGCAAGCGGCGGATGGCTCATCTTCTACGGCCATGACGTCGTGAACGCGCCGAGCCCCTATGGCTGCACGCCGCACCTGATGCGCCATGCGCTGGAGGCGGCCGGCAAGCGCGACATGCCGATCGTAACCGTCGCGGAGGCGCTGCGACGAATCGGGGCGTAG
- the metA gene encoding homoserine O-succinyltransferase MetA yields the protein MTILIDRDHGMSSPALVPAEGDLARDHAGAELTIGLINNMPDPALKATERQFMKLLQAAAGPRRIRFHCFSLPSVKRSPEAKWHVESEYSDLADLKRQRFDGLIVTGAEPVAPELDQEPYWRDLTDLVDWARTNTRSTIWSCLAAHAAVLHLDGIARRRLPAKCHGIFDCEAVTGDPLTHALPAPLKVSHSRLNEIVESDLEQAGYQVLTRSALAGVDVFVRQYASRFVFFQGHPEYDALSLQREYLRDVGRYLVRERDNYPHLPVSYFDAATEEKLVRFEKQARHQRHPALSNELPALNLRADIAAGSAAAALFRNWLQYLGADADASVLAR from the coding sequence ATGACGATCCTGATCGACAGGGATCACGGTATGTCGAGCCCGGCGCTGGTGCCGGCTGAGGGCGATCTGGCGCGCGATCATGCCGGCGCCGAGCTCACCATCGGGCTGATCAACAACATGCCTGATCCGGCGCTGAAGGCGACTGAGCGGCAGTTCATGAAGCTGCTCCAGGCCGCCGCCGGCCCGCGCCGCATCCGCTTCCACTGCTTCTCGCTGCCCTCGGTCAAGCGCTCGCCCGAAGCGAAATGGCACGTCGAGAGCGAATATTCCGATCTCGCGGATCTCAAGCGTCAGCGATTCGACGGGCTGATCGTGACCGGCGCCGAGCCGGTCGCGCCCGAGCTCGACCAGGAGCCGTACTGGCGCGACCTCACCGATCTGGTCGACTGGGCGAGGACCAACACGCGCTCGACGATCTGGTCATGCCTCGCCGCGCACGCCGCGGTGCTGCACCTCGACGGCATCGCGCGGCGACGGCTACCGGCCAAGTGTCACGGCATCTTCGACTGCGAGGCCGTTACGGGTGATCCGCTGACGCATGCCCTGCCTGCGCCGCTCAAGGTTTCGCATTCGCGCCTGAACGAGATCGTCGAGAGCGACCTCGAGCAGGCCGGTTATCAGGTCTTGACCCGCTCGGCACTGGCTGGTGTCGACGTCTTCGTCCGCCAATATGCCAGCCGCTTCGTGTTCTTCCAGGGCCACCCCGAATATGACGCATTGTCGCTCCAGCGCGAATATCTGCGCGACGTCGGCCGCTACCTCGTGCGCGAGCGTGACAATTATCCGCACCTGCCGGTGAGCTATTTTGACGCAGCGACGGAAGAGAAGCTTGTGCGCTTCGAGAAGCAGGCGAGGCACCAGCGCCATCCAGCGCTCAGCAACGAGCTTCCCGCGCTGAATTTGCGCGCCGATATCGCCGCCGGCAGCGCGGCGGCGGCGCTATTCCGTAACTGGCTGCAATATCTCGGCGCGGACGCCGATGCGTCGGTCCTTGCGCGCTAG
- a CDS encoding O-acetylhomoserine aminocarboxypropyltransferase/cysteine synthase family protein has product MRNETIAIHAGYEPEATTHAVAVPIYQTAAYAFDSADHGAALFNLEAEGFRYSRIANPTSAVLEKRISQLEGGVGALAVATGQAALHFAFVNVADHGGNIVSVPQLYGTTHTLLSHILPRQGITGRFAESDKPDAIEKLIDENTRAVFAETIGNPAGNVCDIEALAKIAHAHGVPLIVDNTVATPILLKPFDYGADIAVHSLTKFLGGHGTTLGGAIVDSGNFPWAKYADRFPAYNKPDASYHGLVYAERFGKTAYIERARSVYQRTMGSVLSPFNAFLLLQGIETVALRMERHVENARKVAEFLRTDPRVAWVNYTGFPDSPYYPLVQKYLDGNASSLFTFGIKGGMEAGKTFYDALKLITRLVNIGDAKSLACHPASTTHRQMSAEQQRLAGVLPETIRLSIGIEHAADIIEDIDQALEKACPSSRLQAAE; this is encoded by the coding sequence ATGCGCAACGAGACGATCGCTATTCACGCCGGCTATGAGCCCGAAGCCACCACGCACGCGGTTGCCGTGCCGATCTACCAGACCGCGGCCTACGCCTTCGACAGCGCCGATCACGGCGCGGCGCTCTTCAATCTCGAGGCCGAGGGTTTCCGTTACAGCCGCATCGCCAATCCGACCAGCGCGGTGCTGGAGAAGCGTATCAGCCAGCTCGAAGGCGGCGTCGGCGCGCTTGCGGTCGCGACCGGCCAGGCGGCGCTGCATTTCGCCTTCGTCAACGTCGCCGATCACGGCGGCAACATCGTGTCCGTGCCGCAGCTCTACGGCACCACGCACACGCTGCTCTCGCACATTCTGCCGCGCCAGGGCATCACGGGCCGCTTCGCCGAGAGCGACAAGCCGGATGCGATCGAGAAGCTGATCGACGAGAACACCCGTGCGGTGTTCGCCGAGACCATCGGCAATCCTGCCGGCAATGTCTGCGACATCGAGGCATTGGCGAAGATCGCGCATGCCCATGGCGTGCCGCTGATCGTCGACAACACGGTCGCAACCCCGATCCTGCTCAAGCCGTTCGACTACGGCGCCGACATCGCCGTGCATTCGCTGACCAAGTTCCTGGGTGGCCACGGCACCACGCTGGGCGGCGCCATCGTCGATTCCGGAAATTTTCCGTGGGCGAAATACGCCGACCGCTTCCCCGCCTACAACAAGCCGGACGCGTCCTATCACGGACTCGTCTATGCCGAGCGCTTCGGCAAGACCGCCTATATCGAGCGCGCGCGCAGCGTCTATCAGCGCACCATGGGTTCGGTGCTGTCGCCGTTCAACGCCTTCCTGCTGCTCCAGGGCATCGAGACCGTGGCGCTGCGCATGGAGCGCCACGTCGAGAACGCGCGCAAGGTCGCCGAATTCCTGCGTACTGACCCGCGCGTCGCCTGGGTCAACTACACGGGTTTCCCGGACAGCCCCTACTATCCGCTGGTCCAGAAATATCTCGACGGCAATGCCTCCTCGCTGTTCACCTTCGGCATCAAGGGCGGCATGGAAGCCGGCAAGACCTTCTACGATGCGCTGAAGCTGATCACGCGCCTCGTCAATATCGGCGACGCGAAGTCGCTGGCCTGCCATCCGGCTTCGACCACGCACCGGCAGATGTCGGCGGAGCAGCAGCGCCTCGCCGGCGTTCTGCCGGAGACGATCCGCCTGTCCATCGGCATCGAGCATGCTGCCGATATCATCGAGGACATCGACCAGGCGTTGGAAAAAGCCTGTCCGTCGTCGCGCCTCCAGGCCGCGGAGTAG
- a CDS encoding amidase family protein, whose amino-acid sequence MAKKTASKKKSVSRKVTKTSSKKATARKGAVAKAAKKSVKKAAPRKSATARRPKGPVWQWSAVDTAAAIRSGAISAVETVEAHLDRMRAVNPRLNAVVVDLSKEALKAAHAADKQRAKGGELGLLHGVPITIKENVDYEGRPNFNGVPANKDYIAPSDAPVVRNLKKAGAIVIGLTNTPEFSFRGFTDNPLHGLTLNPWDPDITCGGSSGGAGSAVAAGIGTIAHGNDIGGSLRWPAHCNGVATIKPTQGRIPAFNGSATAERPMLAHLMSAQGPLARHVADVRLALEVMSQRDPRDPWWVPAPLVGPKPKGPIKVALAKIPDDMDVDPAVAAALRRAADHLERSGYRVSEVEVPDINGVWQTWCDIITNETMVMQEAAMLKVTSEDFHNAWNGMKAKANVLDLKAWMQATAARNGHIRAWQLFFEDYPVVLAPTTVSPTPGPRDDTISAERVQEVFWGGIRFISAINVLGLPGAVVPVALHEGKPIGVQLITGRYREDLALDAAAAIENRAGVLAHRLWETMD is encoded by the coding sequence GTGGCGAAGAAGACGGCGAGCAAGAAGAAAAGTGTTTCAAGGAAAGTAACGAAGACCTCGAGCAAGAAAGCCACCGCCCGCAAGGGTGCCGTCGCGAAAGCTGCGAAGAAATCAGTCAAGAAGGCCGCCCCGCGCAAATCGGCCACGGCGCGCCGTCCCAAGGGGCCGGTCTGGCAATGGTCTGCGGTCGATACCGCGGCCGCGATCCGCAGCGGCGCAATCTCCGCGGTCGAGACCGTCGAGGCGCATCTGGATCGGATGCGCGCGGTCAATCCCAGGCTGAATGCGGTCGTTGTCGATCTCAGCAAGGAAGCGCTGAAGGCTGCGCATGCGGCCGACAAGCAGCGCGCCAAAGGCGGCGAGCTCGGCCTCCTGCACGGCGTGCCCATCACCATCAAGGAAAACGTCGATTACGAAGGCCGGCCGAACTTCAACGGCGTGCCCGCCAACAAGGATTACATCGCGCCGTCGGATGCGCCTGTTGTCCGTAACCTGAAGAAGGCCGGCGCGATCGTCATCGGTCTCACCAACACGCCGGAATTCTCCTTCCGCGGCTTCACCGACAATCCCCTGCATGGGCTGACGCTGAACCCCTGGGACCCTGATATCACCTGCGGCGGCTCCTCGGGTGGCGCGGGGTCGGCGGTTGCCGCCGGTATCGGCACCATCGCCCATGGCAACGACATCGGCGGCTCGCTGCGCTGGCCGGCACATTGCAACGGCGTTGCCACCATCAAGCCGACGCAGGGCCGCATCCCCGCCTTCAACGGAAGCGCAACGGCCGAGCGGCCGATGCTGGCGCATCTGATGTCGGCGCAGGGGCCGCTCGCCCGCCACGTTGCCGACGTTCGCCTCGCGCTGGAGGTGATGAGCCAGCGCGATCCGCGCGATCCCTGGTGGGTGCCGGCGCCGCTTGTGGGGCCGAAGCCGAAGGGACCGATCAAGGTCGCGCTGGCGAAGATCCCCGACGACATGGACGTCGATCCGGCGGTCGCCGCGGCGCTGCGCCGGGCCGCCGATCACCTCGAGCGTTCCGGCTATCGCGTCAGCGAGGTCGAGGTGCCCGACATCAACGGCGTCTGGCAGACCTGGTGCGACATCATCACCAACGAGACGATGGTGATGCAGGAGGCCGCGATGCTGAAGGTCACGTCCGAGGATTTCCACAATGCGTGGAACGGCATGAAGGCCAAGGCCAATGTGCTCGATCTCAAGGCCTGGATGCAGGCGACGGCCGCGCGCAACGGCCACATCCGCGCCTGGCAGCTGTTCTTCGAGGACTACCCGGTCGTGCTGGCGCCGACCACGGTCAGTCCGACGCCGGGCCCGCGCGACGACACTATCAGCGCCGAGCGCGTGCAGGAGGTGTTCTGGGGCGGGATACGCTTCATCTCCGCGATCAACGTGCTGGGCCTGCCCGGCGCGGTGGTGCCGGTGGCCTTGCACGAGGGCAAGCCGATCGGCGTGCAGCTCATCACCGGCCGCTACCGCGAGGACCTCGCGCTCGATGCCGCGGCGGCGATCGAGAATCGTGCCGGCGTGCTCGCCCATCGCCTATGGGAGACGATGGACTGA
- a CDS encoding uracil-DNA glycosylase, whose product MLTEFDAGYGEQPFRDLCANYPGAEAYDPHDFRIEWGPIFHRGRLDGSARVLIVGQDPAQHETIVRRILVGTAGRRTQGFLAKLGIVQSYVMVNTFLYSVYGQSGGSKHKNEPGIVDYRNKWFKAVLGPGNIEAVVSLGGLADEAWKAWLKSSDGAAYKTLAYQHITHPTWPESSAHDSATQAANTKIMLAKWNAALAALAPEVKHPDVPTTLVPYGDAFKPSELVDIIAKDLPAGLPAWMRGDTPWAVRQGVDAAAKRRTIMITIPDGVIP is encoded by the coding sequence ATGCTCACAGAATTCGACGCCGGATACGGCGAGCAACCCTTTCGCGATCTGTGCGCCAACTACCCCGGCGCTGAAGCCTACGATCCCCACGACTTCCGCATCGAATGGGGGCCCATCTTTCACCGCGGCCGGCTGGACGGATCGGCGCGTGTGCTCATCGTCGGCCAGGATCCCGCCCAGCACGAGACCATCGTGCGCCGAATCCTGGTCGGCACCGCGGGCCGCCGGACCCAGGGCTTTCTGGCCAAGCTCGGCATCGTGCAGAGCTATGTGATGGTGAACACCTTCCTGTACAGCGTTTACGGCCAGAGCGGCGGCTCCAAGCACAAGAACGAGCCGGGCATCGTCGACTATCGCAACAAATGGTTCAAGGCCGTGCTGGGCCCCGGCAACATCGAGGCTGTCGTCTCGCTCGGCGGCCTCGCGGACGAGGCCTGGAAAGCCTGGCTCAAGAGCTCCGACGGCGCGGCCTACAAGACCCTCGCGTATCAGCACATCACGCACCCGACCTGGCCGGAAAGCTCCGCGCATGATTCCGCGACGCAGGCGGCGAATACCAAGATCATGCTGGCCAAATGGAATGCCGCCCTCGCGGCGCTGGCGCCTGAGGTCAAGCATCCCGACGTGCCGACGACACTCGTGCCGTACGGCGACGCCTTCAAGCCGTCCGAGCTTGTCGACATCATTGCAAAGGACCTTCCGGCGGGACTGCCGGCCTGGATGCGTGGAGATACGCCGTGGGCCGTGCGCCAGGGCGTTGACGCGGCGGCCAAGCGGCGCACCATCATGATCACCATTCCCGATGGGGTGATTCCATGA